The sequence below is a genomic window from Leptospira inadai serovar Lyme str. 10.
AAGCGATTAGGCCTCGGATGTACCGATGTTGTTCCCTCATGGAAACTAATACATCGGTAACCCTACGACTCATAATGCGAAAATCCCCCGTATCGATGGGGATATCGAATCTGGTTAATTTTTTCAAGGTTCTATAAAAGAGGTGGGCCGTTAGAAGTTTGAAAATCGACTCGCCTTCGCGGGTTCTTCTTCGCGCATAAACGACATCGAATCCGTCTTTCATTTTTTCGAATAAATCGGCGACGAATTCGGGAGGGTCCTGCAAGTCCCCGTCCATAACGGCCACCGTTTCGCCTCGAGCCACATCGATTCCGGCGGTAATTGCGAGCTGGTGTCCGTAGTTTCTGGACAGATTCACAAGGAAAAAACCGGGTGTGGACTCGCAGAACTCTTTTAGAATTTCCGCGCTCTCATCCCGAGAACCGTCGTTTACAAATAAGATTTCCGAATCGGCGGGACCGAAGCCGAACTTGGTTTTTAGGATTTTTAAGAGGGCATTCAGTCGCTTAACAAGCTCCGGAATTGTTTTTTCCTCGTTGTAAATGGGAATGACGACGGATAGGAGGGGCGGTTTGGGAGCCATCTTTGACGATGGTACGTTGTTTCATTCCGGCCAAAATGTCGATCATTATTCCGCATAATTCTACCGGCCGAAACGGATAGGCGCCCTTTCCTGTAAAGCAGGACCGGATTTGGGAATGATCTCGTAAAAAAGGACTTTACAAGACGACTAGAATGCCGATCCTATATATGCACAAAAATCCAAGAAAGGGTTATGAAAATCAAAGTCACCACGAAAAACGACGTCCACATTATCAAGATCGAAGGACCCATCAAGGCTGGAAACGAATTCGAACTTGGACAAAAAATCGAGGAGTATATCTCGAAGGGTGACGTCCCGAAGTTTATTATCGACCTTAAAAAAGTGCCCTTCATCAACTCCGCCGGACTGGGGATGTTCCTGAACATCTACAAACACATCGACGGACTCAAAGGAAGAATGGTTTTTACCAACCTAAATTCCGACATTGAGAACCTGATGGAGATTACCAAACTCGCTAGCATTTTTGAGATCTACAAAACCTTGGAAGAGGCTATCGAGTCTTTCGAATATTAATTTTACCCGATATTCAGGTGGCCTCCTCGGTCTTTCAGATCCTCCAAAAGCGAAAAATTTCCTTAGCCATACTAGTCGGGCTATTTCTTCTTTATCACAGTCTCTTTAACTCCTTTACCGGACAGATTCTCTTTGACAGGGTTTTTGTGCCGCTTGTCCGGGGGGAGGTAAAAGGGGATGTGCGGAAGTTTTCTCTGCTGTACGGCATCCGAATTCAAGATATAACCGTTCACGCTCCGTCCGAATGGGGAACCGAGCCGCTTCTCACCCTGAAACGGTTCGAATTTTCCTATAATCTTCCCTATCTTTTTTTTGGAAGGCTGAAACTATCCAGGATAGCTCTCGAGGATCTCGAGTTGAATTTGGTCCAAAAAGGGAAAGTTTGGAATGCAACAACCTTATTCCCCGCATCAAAGGCTGCGCCTGAGCCTCCTCTCGCAGAACCGTCCGAGCCGTTGACGCAGATTCGTACCTATTTTCCCGTAAGCGCCTTTTTACGATTCGAACTCAAAAATATAAACGTACGGATTCTATCGAACAACGGAACAAAATCGTACTCAGCCGGATTGGAAGGATTGGACTTCGCATTGGAATTGGATACGAAACGATTTACTAAAATTCCTTTCGATCCGACGGCTTTGCGCTTGATCGACGATTTCCAATTCAGACTGAATTCGGAAAAAAAAATCAGGGTCCGATTCGAAGATTCGTCCAGAAGTTTGGATCATACGCTTCGATTTACTTGGATTTGGGATAGGGGGAACGCCGGAGAAGCCTTTCGTTCTAAACTGGATCTAGGGTCCGAACAGATTCCTTTACGACTTAAGAATCGGCCGGTTATACCCTTCGGATTTTCTTTTAAATACGATTTAGAATACTCTCCCGATTCGAAGGAACTCGTACTCGGAAATCTACAATTTAAGGTAAATGAAGACGTCTGGTTGGAAGGCGGCGGAAAAATTTCCGGAGTCGGAGAAGAATCTCAACTCGTAAATATAGCATTACAAAAATCGAAAATTCGTTTGGCTCCCGTTTCGGACTTTCTCCGTAGCCTAGGGTTTGCGGGAATTTCCAT
It includes:
- a CDS encoding glycosyltransferase family 2 protein produces the protein MAPKPPLLSVVIPIYNEEKTIPELVKRLNALLKILKTKFGFGPADSEILFVNDGSRDESAEILKEFCESTPGFFLVNLSRNYGHQLAITAGIDVARGETVAVMDGDLQDPPEFVADLFEKMKDGFDVVYARRRTREGESIFKLLTAHLFYRTLKKLTRFDIPIDTGDFRIMSRRVTDVLVSMREQHRYIRGLIAWIGFRQTGLEYDRDERFDGETKFSVGKMLKFALDGITSFSSAPLKLSSYLGFSAAFAGALYTIYILYLKLFTNNTIQGWTSVMIVVLILGGIQLLALGMIGEYLSRVNDQSKNRPLYVIEKIYSTDTAPKQKEKKRSTKS
- a CDS encoding STAS domain-containing protein, with amino-acid sequence MKIKVTTKNDVHIIKIEGPIKAGNEFELGQKIEEYISKGDVPKFIIDLKKVPFINSAGLGMFLNIYKHIDGLKGRMVFTNLNSDIENLMEITKLASIFEIYKTLEEAIESFEY